The DNA window TGCAGACGCTGGCCTCCCTGAGCCCCGACTCCCCGCTCGACCGGAAACGCTACGGGATCAGATGGACTTCCGGCCTTAAAAACCCCTGGGTATACGCGTTCGGACTGCGCTACTGGGGAGTGTTCCCGGTGTACAGCACCTTCGTGCTCGCCGAAGAAGACTGCGGCCGCTTCGGCCCCGAATACGCCCGGCGGGTGCTGAGGGAAGCCGGGGAAAGCCTGCGGATGGAGTACCGCCACACCGCCCGAACCGGAGACTCTCTCAAGCTCTACCTCCCCTGGCTGGCCGGCGCGCTCTTCCGCCAGCCGGTTTCCCCGGCCGCCGTCGGCGAAAGCCTGAAACTTTTCGCCGCCGCCGCCTTTCTCCTGTCTCTTTACTGCCTCCTCTACCAGTTCTCGGCGATCGACCGGCCCATCCTCGGTGCCCTGACGGCCGTCTTCATCGCTTCCTCCGAATTCCAGGCGGTGGAGATCGCCCGGGGGAACGTCTTCAGCTACCCCATCACCACCGCGGTTTTCGCCATCGCCCTGCTGGCCCCCCTCGCATTCAATCTCGCCCGCCGGACCGGAGCGCTCTTGATCCGCCTGGCGCTGTTGGCCGGAATCATCGCCCTGGCCGGGAACATCCGGCCCACGGCCGCCGCCCTCCTCCCGGCGCCGGTGCTCGTCCTCCTTCTCTACCGGCCGCTCCCCCCGCTCCGGCGGGCGGCGGCGGCGGCGGCGTTTCTCCTGCTGGCAGCGGGCTGGCACCTGGGAATCCGGGCGTACTTCGACCACAAATGGGAAGAAGCCGAGTCCTTCGTGCGGGAACACGGGGGGACGCCCTATTGCGGGCACCGAATTCACAACCACGGTTTCTGGCACCCAATCTGGTGCGGTCTGGGGGATTTCGACATCACCCACGGATACGCCTGGCGCGATTGGGAAGCGTGGGCCTACGCGAAAAAGATCATGCGCGCGCGCGGCATCGAGCTGAAAAACCTCGAACCCGCCGCGGAAGGGAACCTTCGGGACGCGGGCGCGTATTTCAAAATCGATACCCACCCCGGCTACGAATCGATTCTCCGCGACAAGGTCCTGGCCGATATCGCCGCCGATCCTTTCTGGTACGGAGGGATTCTCGGACGGCGCCTGCACAAAATCGTTGCCGAATGGCAGGATGTACGGCTCAACCTGGTCGGATGGGCACCGGCCCTTCCCTCTTCGTTTTGGTTTTATCTGCCGGTATGCGTTCTCCTCCTCTTCCTGGGAATGGGAGGCGAACTCAAACTGATTCTGACCGCTTCCTTCACCGGACTGCCGGCTCTGGCGGTGACCACGATCACCAACGCCCAGTATTACTTCATCGGGCATCTGGTCTGCGCTGCGGTCGCGGCGGCCTGTTTAATCAATGCGGGCCTGGCGGCCTGCCGAAAAACGGCGAAGCCACGGGCGCCGGGAGCCGACGGAAGCGCGGAAACCCGCGGACGGGGAGGGCGCCGATGACTCCTGCCCCCGGATACGGCGCCGGGCGCGGACGGGAGTTCGTCCCCTCCCGAGTGGCGGTCGGTTCCCGCAACCCCCTCAAGATCGCCGCGGTGGAGGCGGTTCTGGCGGCGTTCCGCCCCGGGCTGCTGGTACGGGGCGTGGCGGTATCCTCGGGGGTCGCCGCCACTCCCCTCTCCAATCCGGAAACGATCGCCGGGGCCCGGCAACGGGCGCGGCTGGCCCGGGAAGCGACCGGAGACGACTGGGGAATCGGCCTCGAGGGGGGTATGGCGGTCTATGACGGCCGCTGGTTCTCGGGGGTCTGGTGCGTGATCCGGGACGGCCGGATCGAGACCCGGGGGGGCGGGGTCCATTTCGAGCTGCCGCCGGAGGCGGCGCGGCGGATCGTGGAGGAAGGGGTGGAGATGGGAACGGCGATGGACGGACTGGCCGGCATCGAGATGAGCAAACGTAAAATGGGGGCGGAGGGCATCCTCACCCGGGGGTTGATCGACCGAAGCGCCACGTTCCGGACCGCGGTCCGCTACGCCCTGGCTCCTTTCCTCCATCCCGACTGGTACCGACCGGAATGAAAACGCTCCCGCGGCCCTTCTCGGGAACGAAGCTCCGACCCCGCGCCGGGGAACGGGGCCGGCGGTGGCGCGAGGCGGCCGCCGCGGCAACGGTCCTGGCGGCGGCCGCCGCGGCGGGAGACTGGAGTCGCCTGGGTGGCCTTCTCTCCACGCCGGCCCTGGTCGCCGTGGCGGCGGCGGCCTTGGCCGTAACCGCCGGGAAACGGGCCCGTCTGGCCGACGACGACGACGGCATCGATCCGGCGCGCGGGGCGGCGTGGCGCACCGTTCTCGAGGGTTTCTTTCTCGGTTCCTTCACGGGCGCCGCGTTTCCCGTTCTCGTCGGTTTCGAAACCGGCCGGCTCCCCGGTGCAGACGGTTCCCGCCGGGACCCCGCCCCAACTGCGGGCTGGGCGCTGGCCCTGGGAAGCTGGAGCGCGGCGGCCGCCTTGATCTCCGGCTCCGCCCTTCCCCTGCTTCTGCTCCTTCCGGCGGCCGCGGGAGCCGGCGCCGCGCTGCTGCGCACGGGGCCGGCGGCGGGCGGCGCCCGCGCATTCCGAACCGACCGCTGCGCGGTTTCCGCCTTGGAAGCCCTGCTGCTTTCGACGGCGGGCGCGGCGGCGGCGGCGGCCTGGTTCCGGGCCGGGGCGGCGGCGCCGTTCCCGCCGGTCGCGGCCGCCCTCACCGC is part of the bacterium genome and encodes:
- a CDS encoding inosine/xanthosine triphosphatase; its protein translation is MTPAPGYGAGRGREFVPSRVAVGSRNPLKIAAVEAVLAAFRPGLLVRGVAVSSGVAATPLSNPETIAGARQRARLAREATGDDWGIGLEGGMAVYDGRWFSGVWCVIRDGRIETRGGGVHFELPPEAARRIVEEGVEMGTAMDGLAGIEMSKRKMGAEGILTRGLIDRSATFRTAVRYALAPFLHPDWYRPE